A region of Streptomyces cinnamoneus DNA encodes the following proteins:
- a CDS encoding FAD/NAD(P)-binding protein, giving the protein MEFAEPMRRPGREVAVVGAGVAGTSVFLHLIQALGRLRDRPVRAVTLVDPHPVGWGLAFGDSDTLLLCNSAAEVNSLLADRPADFVGYLRGRGWAGDPRDCVPRARMAEYCHDRYAEARAAATALGVEVRHARATAESVGTAGDGRRLLRLSTGRELPADDVVLCTGVHRPRVPAGFAEFTRHPRYLDGPYPAARLRREVRPDSRVLVLGTRQSAVDAALLLCRDGHRATMTSPSGRLPAVRVSLGAPAGDLPPVRAVAALDPADPLLAERLTRRVVEAVRLLDDRPLRRQTSRATDPVRRLREETALVEAGACAWSGVVMAVMEAAIALGPGLTAERRAGLLARFDWFTARYVTAMTVVNARRLLAHFATGALALAGSYPHTVAFADGAWRVSWPGSGAPDRFDHVVNATGFELPVLHHSPDGRTLHLTGPPEGATAVDRLEADLRVRQWPGAPPEPVWVAGVGTHPRVPFSNHLRNVVRQARQVAHDVADAGRGVREPPTGAPHP; this is encoded by the coding sequence ATGGAGTTCGCCGAGCCCATGCGCAGGCCGGGGCGGGAGGTGGCCGTCGTCGGGGCGGGCGTCGCCGGCACCAGCGTGTTCCTGCACCTGATCCAGGCGCTCGGGCGCCTCAGGGACCGTCCGGTCCGGGCGGTCACGCTGGTCGACCCGCACCCGGTCGGCTGGGGACTGGCGTTCGGGGACAGCGACACTCTGCTGCTGTGCAACAGCGCCGCCGAGGTCAACTCCCTCCTGGCCGACCGGCCCGCGGACTTCGTCGGCTATCTGCGCGGACGCGGCTGGGCGGGCGATCCGCGCGACTGCGTCCCCCGGGCCCGCATGGCCGAGTACTGCCACGACCGCTACGCCGAGGCCCGCGCGGCCGCCACGGCGCTGGGCGTCGAGGTGCGGCACGCTCGGGCCACGGCCGAGTCCGTCGGCACCGCCGGCGACGGCCGCCGGCTGCTGCGGCTGAGCACCGGCCGGGAGCTGCCGGCCGACGACGTCGTGCTCTGCACCGGGGTCCACCGGCCGCGCGTGCCGGCCGGCTTCGCGGAGTTCACGCGCCACCCCCGGTACCTCGACGGTCCCTATCCGGCCGCGCGGCTCCGCCGGGAGGTGCGGCCGGACAGCCGGGTGCTGGTCCTCGGCACGCGGCAGTCCGCCGTCGACGCGGCGCTGCTGCTGTGCCGCGACGGCCACCGGGCCACGATGACCTCGCCCTCCGGCCGGCTGCCCGCGGTGCGGGTGTCGCTGGGGGCGCCCGCGGGCGACCTGCCGCCCGTCCGCGCCGTCGCCGCGCTCGACCCGGCCGACCCCCTGCTGGCGGAGCGGCTGACGCGCCGCGTCGTGGAGGCGGTCCGGCTCCTGGACGACCGGCCGCTGCGCCGGCAGACCTCCCGGGCGACCGACCCCGTGCGGCGGCTGCGGGAGGAGACGGCGCTGGTGGAGGCGGGCGCCTGCGCGTGGAGCGGCGTCGTCATGGCGGTCATGGAGGCCGCCATCGCGCTCGGCCCCGGCCTCACGGCCGAGCGTCGCGCCGGCCTGCTGGCACGCTTCGACTGGTTCACCGCCCGCTACGTGACGGCGATGACGGTCGTCAACGCCCGCCGGCTGCTCGCCCACTTCGCCACCGGGGCGCTCGCCCTGGCCGGCTCCTACCCGCACACGGTCGCCTTCGCGGACGGCGCGTGGCGGGTGTCCTGGCCGGGCTCGGGGGCCCCGGACCGCTTCGACCACGTCGTCAACGCCACCGGCTTCGAGCTGCCCGTCCTCCACCACTCCCCCGACGGCCGTACGCTCCACCTGACCGGGCCGCCCGAGGGGGCCACGGCGGTGGACCGGCTGGAGGCCGACCTGCGGGTACGGCAGTGGCCGGGGGCCCCGCCCGAGCCCGTCTGGGTGGCCGGCGTCGGCACGCACCCGCGCGTCCCCTTCTCCAACCACCTGCGCAACGTCGTCCGGCAGGCCCGGCAGGTCGCGCACGACGTGGCGGACGCGGGCCGGGGGGTGCGCGAGCCGCCCACGGGCGCGCCTCACCCGTGA
- a CDS encoding oxidoreductase, translated as MHASWTPEDMPGQDGRSAVVTGANGGIGYATVRALAAAGAEVLLTGRDAERVRAAAVRLTGEVPGARVRPEVLDLADLESVAGFARRLADAGHPVDLLVNNAGVMGVPERRTTEDGFELTFGVNHLGHYALTGRLLPLLLRAPAPRVVTVSAALSRSPIAELSDPQSTHKYRPMAAYAKSKLANVLFARELQRRADVVGAALTSVAVHPGSSLTGLQRYASRPVRTLARLTLERFVGQPVERAAWTPLYAATAPGVVPGGFYGPTGRFEERGAPGPVEPPLLTADSALARGLWELSEDLTGVRYPWPVPRPAR; from the coding sequence GTGCACGCCAGCTGGACACCCGAGGACATGCCGGGCCAGGACGGCCGGTCCGCCGTCGTCACCGGCGCCAACGGCGGCATCGGCTACGCCACCGTACGGGCGCTGGCCGCGGCCGGGGCCGAGGTCCTGCTGACCGGCCGGGACGCGGAGCGGGTCCGGGCCGCCGCCGTACGGCTGACCGGCGAGGTGCCCGGCGCCCGGGTGCGCCCCGAGGTGCTGGACCTGGCCGACCTGGAGTCCGTCGCCGGCTTCGCCCGGCGCCTGGCGGACGCGGGGCACCCCGTCGACCTGCTGGTCAACAACGCGGGGGTCATGGGCGTCCCGGAGCGCCGCACCACCGAGGACGGCTTCGAGCTGACCTTCGGCGTCAACCACCTGGGCCACTACGCCCTCACGGGCCGCCTGCTGCCCCTGCTCCTGCGGGCCCCGGCCCCCCGGGTGGTCACCGTCAGCGCCGCCCTCTCCCGCAGCCCGATCGCCGAGCTGTCCGACCCCCAGAGCACCCACAAGTACCGGCCCATGGCCGCCTACGCCAAGTCCAAGCTCGCCAACGTGCTGTTCGCCCGGGAGCTCCAGCGCCGTGCCGACGTCGTGGGCGCCGCCCTGACCAGCGTGGCCGTCCACCCGGGCAGCAGTCTGACCGGGCTGCAGCGGTACGCCTCCCGGCCCGTGCGGACCCTGGCCAGGCTGACGCTGGAACGCTTCGTCGGCCAGCCCGTGGAGCGGGCAGCCTGGACGCCCCTGTACGCCGCCACCGCCCCCGGCGTCGTACCGGGCGGGTTCTACGGGCCCACCGGCCGCTTCGAGGAGCGCGGCGCCCCCGGGCCGGTGGAGCCGCCCCTGCTCACCGCCGACTCCGCTCTGGCCCGCGGCCTGTGGGAGCTGTCCGAGGACCTGACCGGTGTGCGCTACCCCTGGCCCGTGCCCCGGCCGGCCCGGTGA
- a CDS encoding 2OG-Fe(II) oxygenase, with the protein MTTARTTRGRSPVLNLPRTATGFDQVLHALRGRKPRRATGLPGEPRWRREFVRRDAAGPRTSLEEFGYGSHELNHAHGTVDDTALVGPLRILTPEGLDCLAEVCDRLEPSAGSSRFIATRRLRSADLMSAFINNMIRDRDFLLACSRLAGVPLIPHPLRIPTAQINYFEGRGRPEIVRWHRDGMDYVLTIQLNGYEDYDGGRFLYFQGRTDEFPGVREDDPRIREAPCGERGTALFLHGSRIFHAVTPVTRGRRVTLVISFFCPYFARQDSNTFWHLAADDGIPATIPSWLRLKWPVRDPAMDFSLRAGSPVITWEDVRE; encoded by the coding sequence ATGACGACGGCCCGCACCACACGCGGCAGATCCCCCGTCCTCAACCTCCCGAGGACGGCCACCGGATTCGACCAGGTCCTCCACGCCCTGCGCGGCAGGAAGCCGCGGCGCGCCACCGGGCTGCCCGGCGAGCCGCGCTGGCGCCGCGAGTTCGTGCGGCGCGACGCGGCCGGGCCGCGGACCTCCCTGGAGGAGTTCGGCTACGGCTCCCACGAGCTCAACCACGCCCACGGCACCGTCGACGACACCGCGCTCGTGGGCCCGCTGCGGATCCTGACGCCGGAGGGGCTGGACTGCCTCGCCGAGGTCTGCGACCGGCTCGAACCGTCCGCCGGCAGCAGCCGGTTCATCGCGACCAGGCGGCTGCGCAGCGCCGATCTGATGTCGGCGTTCATCAACAACATGATCCGCGACCGGGACTTCCTCCTGGCCTGCTCCCGGCTGGCCGGCGTCCCGCTCATCCCGCACCCGCTGCGCATCCCCACCGCCCAGATCAACTACTTCGAGGGCCGGGGCCGCCCCGAGATCGTGCGCTGGCACCGCGACGGCATGGACTACGTGCTGACGATCCAGCTCAACGGCTACGAGGACTACGACGGCGGCCGCTTCCTGTACTTCCAGGGCCGTACGGACGAGTTCCCGGGCGTCCGGGAGGACGACCCCCGGATCCGCGAGGCTCCGTGCGGGGAGCGGGGCACGGCGCTGTTCCTGCACGGCAGCCGGATCTTCCACGCGGTGACGCCGGTCACCAGGGGCCGCCGGGTGACCCTGGTGATCTCGTTCTTCTGCCCGTACTTCGCCCGGCAGGACTCGAACACGTTCTGGCACCTGGCGGCGGACGATGGAATTCCGGCCACGATCCCCAGCTGGCTGCGGCTGAAGTGGCCGGTGCGGGACCCTGCGATGGACTTCAGTCTGCGGGCCGGAAGCCCGGTGATCACGTGGGAGGACGTGCGGGAGTAG
- a CDS encoding response regulator yields MRVVIAEDHYLVREGTRRLLEDTGHVTVVAAVGDATELLEAVGELRPEAVIADIRMPPSHHTEGIAAAHAIRVGHPGIGVVMLSQHADENYAFDLFQRGTDGLAYLLKERIGELDELLRALREVAAGRSVVDPRIVEVLMGSHTRAADAPLAGLTRRELDVLRHMAEGKTNRAIAAELVLSESTIEKHVNSTFAKLGLAEEPQLHRRVSAVLAYLRHAPRGAG; encoded by the coding sequence ATGCGCGTCGTCATCGCCGAGGACCACTATCTGGTGCGCGAGGGCACCCGCCGGCTGCTGGAGGACACCGGACACGTCACCGTCGTCGCGGCCGTGGGCGACGCCACCGAGCTCCTCGAAGCCGTCGGGGAACTGCGTCCCGAAGCCGTCATCGCGGACATCCGCATGCCGCCCAGTCACCACACCGAGGGGATCGCCGCGGCCCACGCCATCCGGGTGGGCCACCCGGGCATCGGCGTCGTGATGCTCTCCCAGCACGCCGACGAGAACTACGCCTTCGACCTCTTCCAGCGCGGCACCGACGGCCTGGCCTACCTGCTCAAGGAACGCATCGGCGAGCTCGACGAGCTGCTGCGGGCCCTGCGCGAGGTCGCCGCCGGGCGCTCCGTCGTCGACCCGCGCATCGTCGAGGTGCTGATGGGCAGCCACACCCGCGCCGCGGACGCGCCCCTGGCCGGGCTGACGCGCCGGGAGCTGGACGTGCTGCGGCACATGGCGGAGGGGAAGACGAACCGGGCGATCGCGGCGGAGCTCGTCCTGTCGGAGTCCACGATCGAGAAGCACGTCAACTCGACGTTCGCGAAGCTGGGCCTCGCCGAGGAACCGCAGCTGCACCGGCGCGTGAGCGCGGTGCTCGCGTACCTGCGGCACGCGCCGCGCGGGGCGGGGTGA
- a CDS encoding sensor histidine kinase: protein MRASGRPILIAAFFGGLCLLWAATTGAFLLRNNTVTLPWILGSVLPCYCAGLFAWWHAPASPVARRLLLIGVALAVSIGIRYTSALLTARYGWDLDVPEDGLPSLEASLVVLPAEWDNLTVSVLVAHLLALLPDGRYRFPGERLALRSLWALLALPLALPMAGVPTRIVEYAVFYYPEAWLPGLGATLLVVRCLRARAAGRRDVAALLPVAVAAAVLFLGRASSRLFRTWHGEHGVLYLIGSVLGALPYVLISLSVVYAAFRYRLLGVDIVIRRSVVYGTLWLIISGWYLGMAMTLGLTAGQYFPIGLSVLVTVTATVLFQPLRARLNLLAERHVFGRRLSSFELIVQFGSALEHAYDLDRLAPQLAAGLQEGLGLSWVRVRLGGAGDLPVHLGTAGGTPPGGRPHGTAGGIPLWYGNDILGLIEYGPKAGGRFTPEDHDVVETLARQAALAVHNARLAAELSTRVDEVQRQAGELDASRARIVHAQDSERRRIERRLHDGIQQDLVALVAKLRLARNRLSRGGDVDSVLSEVQDDAYRVIDELREVAHGIHPPVLTDQGLVAAVTSRARRMPIPVTVHIEESLDRVRFALDIEESAFYLISEALTNVLKHADATHVTIRISRAHGWLLVEVGDDGVGFPTDTTRGSGLTGMRDRIEAVGGDLLITSRAGAGTVIRSRLAERVREEISD, encoded by the coding sequence GTGAGGGCTAGTGGCCGGCCGATACTGATCGCTGCGTTCTTCGGCGGGCTGTGCCTGCTCTGGGCGGCGACCACCGGAGCGTTTCTGCTGCGGAACAACACCGTGACCCTGCCGTGGATCCTCGGCTCGGTCCTGCCCTGTTACTGCGCCGGCCTGTTCGCCTGGTGGCACGCACCGGCCAGCCCCGTCGCCCGCCGGCTGCTGCTGATCGGCGTCGCCCTGGCGGTGAGCATCGGCATCCGCTACACCTCGGCGCTGCTGACCGCGCGCTACGGCTGGGACCTGGACGTCCCCGAGGACGGCCTGCCGTCGCTGGAGGCGTCCCTCGTCGTCCTCCCGGCCGAGTGGGACAACCTGACGGTCAGCGTCCTCGTCGCCCACCTGCTGGCCCTGCTGCCCGACGGCCGGTACCGATTCCCCGGCGAACGCCTCGCCCTGCGCTCCCTGTGGGCCCTGCTGGCCCTGCCGCTCGCGCTTCCGATGGCGGGCGTGCCCACCCGGATCGTGGAGTACGCGGTCTTCTACTACCCGGAGGCGTGGCTGCCGGGGCTGGGTGCCACGCTGCTGGTCGTCCGCTGCCTGCGGGCCCGGGCGGCCGGCCGGCGGGACGTCGCCGCCCTGCTGCCGGTCGCGGTCGCGGCGGCCGTGCTCTTCCTGGGCCGGGCCTCCTCCCGGCTGTTCCGCACCTGGCACGGCGAGCACGGCGTCCTCTACCTCATCGGTTCGGTCCTCGGAGCGCTGCCGTACGTCCTGATCTCGCTGTCCGTCGTCTACGCCGCCTTCCGCTACCGTCTCCTGGGCGTCGACATCGTCATCCGCCGCTCGGTGGTCTACGGCACGCTGTGGCTGATCATCAGCGGCTGGTACCTGGGCATGGCGATGACCCTGGGGCTGACGGCCGGTCAGTACTTCCCCATCGGGCTGTCCGTGCTCGTCACGGTCACCGCCACGGTCCTGTTCCAGCCGCTGCGGGCCCGGCTCAACCTGCTCGCCGAGCGCCACGTCTTCGGCAGACGCCTCAGCAGCTTCGAGCTGATCGTCCAGTTCGGCAGCGCCCTGGAGCACGCCTACGACCTCGACCGGCTCGCCCCCCAGCTGGCCGCGGGCCTCCAGGAGGGCCTGGGCCTGAGCTGGGTGCGGGTGAGGCTGGGCGGCGCCGGCGACCTGCCCGTCCACCTCGGCACGGCCGGCGGGACGCCCCCCGGCGGACGGCCGCACGGCACCGCGGGCGGCATCCCGCTCTGGTACGGCAACGACATCCTCGGCCTCATCGAGTACGGCCCCAAGGCCGGCGGCCGCTTCACCCCGGAGGACCACGACGTGGTGGAGACCCTCGCCCGGCAGGCCGCGCTCGCCGTGCACAACGCCCGCCTCGCCGCCGAGCTGTCCACACGGGTCGACGAGGTGCAGCGTCAGGCCGGGGAGCTCGACGCCTCGCGCGCCCGCATCGTGCACGCCCAGGACAGCGAGCGGCGCCGCATCGAACGGCGCCTCCACGACGGCATCCAGCAGGACCTCGTCGCCCTGGTCGCCAAGCTCAGGCTCGCCCGCAACCGGCTCAGCCGCGGCGGTGACGTCGACTCCGTCCTCTCCGAGGTCCAGGACGACGCCTACCGCGTCATCGACGAGCTGCGCGAGGTCGCCCACGGCATCCACCCCCCGGTCCTCACCGACCAGGGCCTGGTGGCCGCCGTCACCTCGCGGGCCCGCCGGATGCCGATCCCCGTGACCGTGCACATCGAGGAGTCCCTGGACCGGGTGCGCTTCGCCCTCGACATCGAGGAGTCGGCCTTCTACCTGATCTCCGAGGCGCTGACCAACGTCCTCAAGCACGCCGACGCCACGCACGTGACGATCCGCATATCGCGCGCCCACGGCTGGCTGCTGGTGGAGGTCGGCGACGACGGCGTCGGCTTCCCCACCGACACCACCCGCGGGTCGGGACTGACCGGGATGCGCGACAGGATCGAGGCGGTCGGCGGGGACCTGCTGATCACCAGCCGGGCGGGTGCCGGCACCGTCATCCGTTCCAGACTGGCCGAGCGTGTGCGGGAGGAGATCAGTGACTGA
- a CDS encoding radical SAM protein produces MSASSGPEVVVWDTTYACPLRCSHCYSESGRRAPRQLSHEDMLRVADALITLNPRVVALSGGEPLVVKGIFEVAGRLSRAGVKTAVYTSGWVMEPWMATGLATVFDEVIVSLDGATAQVHDRIRGRRGAFDRALSALTLLDGVARERRHQKRSPLWFGIDCVVIRSNFPQLEEFCTAIAPRFPELRTLTFNAAVPEGLASRPEFGRFELLDDEQVADLTSEHRRARLQELAPAGVRVFTTDNQNLVMRPDRFASGVDTLVMQIEPDGDVRALPVYEGTVGNILQESPLDLWYRGVSRLRDPFVVETLSAVRTMQDWAEAVRRMDYHFGSQEVRSRIERRSVRTNPPEFTALAL; encoded by the coding sequence ATGAGTGCGTCTTCCGGTCCCGAGGTGGTCGTCTGGGACACCACCTACGCCTGTCCGTTGCGCTGCTCGCACTGCTATTCGGAATCGGGCCGGCGGGCGCCGCGGCAATTGAGCCACGAGGACATGCTGCGGGTCGCCGACGCGCTGATCACGCTGAATCCGCGGGTGGTCGCGCTTTCGGGCGGCGAACCCCTGGTCGTCAAGGGGATTTTCGAGGTGGCCGGGCGGCTCTCGCGGGCCGGGGTGAAGACGGCCGTCTACACCAGCGGCTGGGTCATGGAACCGTGGATGGCCACCGGACTCGCCACGGTGTTCGACGAGGTCATCGTCAGCCTCGACGGGGCGACGGCGCAGGTCCACGACCGGATCCGGGGCCGGCGGGGCGCCTTCGACCGGGCGCTGAGCGCCCTCACGCTGCTCGACGGCGTCGCCCGGGAGCGCCGTCACCAGAAGCGCTCGCCGCTGTGGTTCGGCATCGACTGCGTGGTCATCCGCAGCAATTTCCCCCAGTTGGAGGAATTCTGCACGGCGATCGCCCCCCGGTTTCCGGAATTGCGCACCCTCACGTTCAACGCCGCCGTGCCCGAAGGACTGGCCAGCCGCCCGGAATTCGGCCGCTTCGAGCTCCTCGACGACGAGCAGGTGGCCGACCTCACGAGTGAGCACCGACGCGCCCGGCTCCAGGAGCTGGCCCCGGCGGGCGTACGGGTCTTCACCACCGACAACCAGAATCTCGTCATGCGACCGGACCGGTTCGCCAGTGGCGTCGACACACTGGTGATGCAGATCGAACCGGATGGTGACGTCCGGGCGCTGCCCGTCTACGAAGGAACGGTGGGGAACATCCTTCAGGAGTCGCCCCTGGACCTCTGGTACCGGGGCGTTTCCCGGCTACGGGACCCGTTCGTCGTCGAGACGCTTTCAGCGGTGCGGACGATGCAGGACTGGGCGGAAGCCGTGCGCCGCATGGATTATCACTTCGGCTCCCAGGAAGTCCGCTCGCGCATCGAGCGCCGTTCGGTCCGCACGAATCCACCGGAATTCACCGCACTGGCCCTGTGA
- the lanKC gene encoding class III lanthionine synthetase LanKC, which produces MLTLKDYDRFCLADPDFYELPERYPDDHDRFPAALRRPPRGWERDESGWRVALRPAGAAPPAQGWRVHVSVTLPHLARAVETVWDHCTGHGLAFDFVRSPGTARETAGEHGDRLAAGRLITVRPADEAALVQALRGLGALLAGLPGPYVLGALRHGDGPLYTEYAATGGRPLRRPDGTAEPHGRRAVFTVPDWLPLPHALRPDLRALHAKPAGHFPYRVERALRLRPGGGTYLAAGPRGAGRVVLREARPHAGVDRWGEDAVARLARERGALERLAGLDCVPRLTDHRRYGEHHYLAREYVEGTSLQAAAALAFPLTSPGRAARESGAYAHWALGVLRRVEQALIALWREGLRLGELHPERVLLRPDGRVVLTGLDSATHRADDRPSPVGEAGFTVPAGRTGADATRWLLDRLRLWLFLPVPHRGPAQLRTLTAEVQRHYPLPPGFGAALLRGLRPPGRVAEEDGGGALFAAERPHWPALRDALVRGIHACATPDRPDRLFPGTPFGRRALGGPAFAHGAAGVLHALHRVGAPVPAPYVTWLVTAATADPGPRPGLYDGLHGVALVLDELGRRQEALALLDRCRAQEDRLVRADLYGGAAGVALTLLRFASLTRDTGLYDRALRLTGALVRLLEDGPPAAGPGDPAPYGLLHGATGVALLFLRWYERTGEARWLERADRALAHDLARLVTLPDQTVALFDGTTHQPYLQGGGAGCALVLRELLVHRPDPARTKLLAALRRSCDPVYVRNAGLLRGRAGAVAVLAALGEGPDGPAVLRQVRRLGWYAQTYRGHLVFPGFRMLRLSSDLATGAAGVLLALGAAFERTGPVLPFLDKARPVAVPPRRGGERRVGDPGTAGVGGGAPRPVAV; this is translated from the coding sequence GTGCTGACGCTCAAGGACTACGACCGCTTCTGCCTGGCCGATCCCGACTTCTACGAGCTCCCCGAGCGCTACCCGGACGACCACGACAGGTTCCCCGCCGCGCTCCGGCGGCCCCCTCGGGGCTGGGAGCGCGACGAGTCCGGCTGGCGGGTCGCCCTGCGGCCGGCCGGCGCCGCGCCTCCCGCGCAGGGCTGGCGGGTCCACGTCTCCGTCACGCTGCCGCACCTGGCCCGGGCCGTCGAAACCGTCTGGGACCACTGCACCGGGCACGGCCTCGCCTTCGACTTCGTCCGCAGCCCCGGCACGGCCCGTGAAACCGCCGGCGAACACGGCGACCGGCTGGCCGCCGGCCGGCTCATCACGGTCCGGCCCGCCGACGAGGCGGCACTGGTCCAGGCCCTGCGCGGACTGGGCGCGCTGCTCGCGGGGCTGCCCGGGCCGTACGTCCTGGGCGCCCTGCGCCACGGCGACGGCCCGCTGTACACGGAGTACGCCGCCACCGGCGGGCGCCCCCTGAGGCGGCCGGACGGCACGGCCGAACCCCACGGGCGACGAGCGGTGTTCACCGTGCCGGACTGGCTGCCCCTCCCCCACGCCCTGCGCCCCGACCTCCGGGCGCTCCACGCGAAGCCGGCCGGGCACTTCCCCTACCGCGTCGAGCGGGCCCTGCGGCTGCGCCCCGGGGGCGGCACCTACCTCGCGGCCGGTCCGCGCGGCGCAGGACGCGTGGTGCTCCGGGAGGCCCGGCCGCACGCCGGCGTCGACCGCTGGGGCGAGGACGCCGTGGCCCGGCTGGCGCGGGAGCGCGGGGCGCTGGAACGGCTGGCGGGCCTGGACTGCGTCCCCCGGCTCACCGATCACCGCAGGTACGGCGAACACCACTACCTCGCCCGGGAGTACGTCGAGGGCACCTCCTTGCAGGCCGCCGCGGCCCTCGCCTTCCCTCTGACGTCCCCCGGGCGGGCCGCGCGCGAGTCGGGCGCGTACGCGCACTGGGCGCTGGGCGTCCTGCGCCGGGTCGAGCAGGCCCTGATCGCCCTCTGGCGCGAGGGGCTGCGCCTGGGGGAACTCCACCCCGAGCGCGTCCTGCTGCGGCCCGACGGCCGGGTCGTCCTGACCGGGCTCGACTCGGCGACGCACCGGGCCGACGACCGTCCGTCACCGGTCGGCGAGGCCGGCTTCACCGTGCCGGCGGGCCGCACGGGCGCGGACGCCACGCGGTGGCTCCTCGACCGGCTGCGCCTGTGGCTCTTCCTGCCCGTCCCCCACCGCGGCCCGGCGCAGCTGCGCACCCTCACCGCGGAGGTGCAGCGGCACTACCCGCTGCCCCCCGGCTTCGGCGCCGCCCTGCTGCGGGGGCTGCGGCCGCCCGGCCGGGTGGCCGAGGAGGACGGAGGCGGCGCCCTGTTCGCGGCGGAGCGGCCCCACTGGCCCGCCCTCCGCGACGCGCTGGTGCGCGGCATCCACGCCTGCGCCACGCCGGACCGTCCGGACCGGCTCTTCCCCGGCACGCCCTTTGGCCGGCGGGCCCTCGGCGGCCCCGCGTTCGCCCACGGCGCGGCCGGGGTCCTCCACGCCCTGCACCGGGTGGGCGCACCGGTCCCCGCGCCCTACGTGACCTGGCTGGTGACGGCGGCCACCGCGGACCCCGGGCCGCGGCCGGGCCTCTACGACGGCCTGCACGGGGTCGCGCTCGTCCTCGACGAACTCGGCCGGCGCCAGGAGGCCCTGGCCCTCCTGGACCGCTGCCGGGCGCAGGAGGACCGGCTGGTCCGCGCCGACCTGTACGGGGGTGCGGCTGGCGTGGCCCTGACCCTGCTGCGCTTCGCGTCCCTGACCCGGGACACGGGCCTGTACGACCGCGCGCTGCGGCTGACCGGCGCCCTGGTCCGCCTCCTGGAGGACGGCCCGCCGGCGGCCGGGCCCGGCGACCCGGCGCCGTACGGCCTGCTGCACGGCGCCACCGGCGTCGCCCTGCTCTTCCTGCGGTGGTACGAACGGACCGGTGAGGCCCGCTGGCTGGAGCGGGCCGACCGTGCGCTGGCCCACGACCTCGCCCGGCTCGTCACGCTCCCGGACCAGACCGTCGCCCTGTTCGACGGCACCACCCACCAGCCCTATCTCCAGGGCGGCGGCGCGGGGTGCGCGCTCGTCCTGCGGGAACTCCTCGTCCACCGCCCCGACCCGGCCCGCACGAAGCTGCTGGCCGCACTGCGGCGCTCCTGCGATCCGGTGTACGTGCGCAACGCGGGCCTGCTGCGGGGCCGCGCCGGAGCCGTCGCCGTCCTCGCGGCGCTCGGCGAGGGGCCGGACGGGCCGGCTGTGCTGCGGCAGGTCCGCCGCCTGGGCTGGTACGCCCAGACCTACCGGGGGCATCTCGTCTTCCCCGGCTTCCGCATGTTGCGGCTCTCCTCGGACCTGGCGACCGGGGCGGCGGGCGTGCTGCTCGCGCTCGGTGCCGCGTTCGAGCGGACCGGACCGGTCCTTCCCT